The nucleotide window TCGAAGAGCATCACCGTGGACTGAAGGCGCTCCCGCCTGTTCGCGGGCGGGAACAGGGCGCTGGGCACCAGTTCAGACACCGCCACGCTCGCGGGCTGAGCCGCGGCGCGGCAAGGGGACGGGATCCGGCATGGGCGCCTTGCATCTGGCCATCCTGCTTTTCGGCGCCGCCGGCCTGCTGGGGCGGGAGCTGGGGCTGGACCCCCTCGCCATCACGGCCGGACGCTCCCTGGTGGCGGGCCTGGCCCTGGGGCTTGTCCTGCTGGTGCGTAAGGAGCGGGAAGGGCGAGTCTGGCCCGGCTGGCGCTGGATGCTGGGGGCGGGCGCCCTGCTGGCCTTCCACTGGAGCTGCTTCTTCGACGCCGTGCAGCAGGGCGGGGTGCCGCTGGCCCTGCTCAGCTACGCCCTCTTTCCCGTCTTCAGCCTGTTCTTGGAGCGACTGGCGCCGCCGACGGGCCGTTCGCCCGCGGCCGCCCCGGGCCTCTCCCGCCAGGTGGCCCTGCTGGCGCTGCTGGGCGCGGGCCTTGTGCTGCTGGCGGGACCGGACCTGTTCGCCGCGGCGGGTCGCCTGC belongs to bacterium and includes:
- a CDS encoding EamA family transporter; translation: MGALHLAILLFGAAGLLGRELGLDPLAITAGRSLVAGLALGLVLLVRKEREGRVWPGWRWMLGAGALLAFHWSCFFDAVQQGGVPLALLSYALFPVFSLFLERLAPPTGRSPAAAPGLSRQVALLALLGAGLVLLAGPDLFAAAGRLRGLAGGLAAGASFALLARGNAARVRREGALALAAA